Proteins from a single region of Balaenoptera acutorostrata chromosome 16, mBalAcu1.1, whole genome shotgun sequence:
- the LOC114238531 gene encoding small integral membrane protein 30-like gives MVNAQSYAVIHSDLISIFGWSYRQENRSPQDLNIKISVSTQLFLVLFSLLLVLPVVEAVEAGDAIALLLGVVLSITGICACLGVYARKRNGQM, from the exons ATGGTGAATGCTCAGAGCTATGCAGTAATTCATAGTGACTTGATAAGTATATTTGGGTGGAGCTATCGCCAAGAG AACCGGTCACCTCAAGATCTCAACATCAAGATCTCAGTTTCAACACAATTGTTCCTAGTTCTCTTTTCACTGCTTTTGGTGCTGCCTGTTGTTGAAGCAGTAGAAGCCGGAGATGCAATCGCTCTCTTGCTCGGTGTGGTTCTCAGCATTACAGGCATTTGTGCTTGTTTGGGGGTGTATGCACGAAAGAGAAATGGACAGATGTGA